One genomic region from Anabaena sp. PCC 7108 encodes:
- a CDS encoding response regulator has protein sequence MNNESTPDQLLIQTTQINILIVDDVLENIRLLSSILEHNGHQTRKAISGKMALTAVAASPPSLILLDIRMPEMNGYEVCQQLKSNPETADIPIIFLSASQDMTDKGQAFRSGGADYITKPFYMEEVLARVQHQLTIIKYQQTIFYLQSQVKELQAATK, from the coding sequence ATGAATAATGAAAGTACACCCGATCAGCTGCTAATACAAACTACCCAAATAAATATTTTGATTGTTGATGATGTTTTAGAAAATATTCGTCTTTTATCCAGTATTTTGGAGCATAATGGACACCAAACTCGCAAGGCCATCAGTGGCAAAATGGCGCTGACAGCGGTTGCAGCATCTCCACCTAGTTTAATTCTGTTAGATATCAGAATGCCAGAAATGAATGGCTATGAGGTTTGTCAACAACTGAAATCAAATCCTGAAACTGCTGATATTCCTATTATTTTTTTAAGTGCATCACAAGATATGACTGATAAGGGTCAAGCTTTTCGATCTGGTGGTGCAGACTATATTACCAAGCCGTTTTATATGGAGGAGGTATTGGCACGAGTTCAACATCAATTGACTATTATCAAGTATCAACAAACAATTTTTTATCTTCAATCTCAAGTTAAAGAATTGCAAGCAGCGACTAAATAA